From one Pristis pectinata isolate sPriPec2 chromosome 12, sPriPec2.1.pri, whole genome shotgun sequence genomic stretch:
- the drd6b gene encoding D(1C) dopamine receptor: MPWKALSQVAGYWLFGSFCDTWIAFDIMCSTASILNLCIISLDRYWAIASPFRYERKMTQRVAFVMIGVAWTLSILISFIPVQLNWHRAEADLLQDWEGRHNNCDSSLNRTYAISSSLISFYIPVVIMLGTYTRIYRIAQTQIRRISSLERAVEHAQSCQEHTADCPHEAALKTSFKKETKVLKTLSIIMGVFVFCWLPFFVLNCMVPFCDLQLYRTTELPCVSESTFNIFVWFGWANSSLNPVIYAFNADFRKAFTTILGCARFCPNNAVEAVNLSNELVSYHHDTTLHKDATATVVNGGALPNQLPHSVTEPEEHELPFDKVSNISSAQSAGERGNLLLPGGVQYECEAEISLETITALYR, encoded by the coding sequence ATGCCCTGGAAAGCCTTGAGCCAGGTGGCTGGATATTGGCTGTTCGGTTCCTTCTGCGACACTTGGATCGCGTTCGACATCATGTGCTCGACTGCTTCCATCCTCAATCTGTGCATCATCAGCTTGGACAGGTACTGGGCCATCgccagccccttcagatacgagCGGAAGATGACCCAGAGGGTGGCTTTCGTCATGATCGGGGTGGCCTGGACACTCTCCATCCTGATCTCCTTCATCCCGGTGCAGTTGAACTGGCACAGGGCAGAGGCGGACCTGCTGCAAGATTGGGAAGGCAGGCACAACAACTGTGACTCCAGCCTGAACAGGACTTATGCAATCTCCTCCTCGCTCATCAGCTTTTACATCCCGGTGGTGATCATGCTCGGAACCTACACGCGGATCTACCGCATCGCCCAGACCCAGATCCGAAGGATCTCTTCCCTGGAGAGAGCGGTGGAGCACGCCCAGAGTTGCCAAGAGCACACAGCCGATTGCCCGCACGAAGCGGCACTGAAGACCTCCTTCAAGAAAGAGACCAAGGTGCTCAAGACTCTGTCTATAATCATGGGGGTCTTTGTCTTTTGCTGGCTCCCCTTCTTCGTGCTCAACTGCATGGTCCCGTTCTGCGACCTGCAGCTCTACCGAACCACAGAGCTGCCCTGCGTCAGTGAAAGCACCTTCAACATCTTCGTGTGGTTCGGCTGGGCCAACTCGTCCCTCAACCCGGTCATCTACGCCTTCAATGCCGATTTCAGGAAGGCTTTCACCACCATCCTGGGCTGCGCTCGCTTCTGCCCCAATAACGCAGTGGAGGCTGTCAACCTCAGCAACGAACTGGTCTCCTACCACCACGACACCACTCTGCACAAGGACGCCACCGCTACCGTTGTCAACGGCGGCGCACTCCCCAACCAGCTTCCCCACTCGGTCACCGAACCCGAGGAACACGAGCTCCCCTTCGACAAGGTCTCGAACATTTCGTCGGCTCAGAGCGCCGGAGAGCGGGGAAACCTGCTGCTCCCGGGCGGGGTTCAGTATGAGTGCGAGGCAGAGATCAGTCTGGAAACCATCACCGCCCTTTACCGCTGA